Proteins co-encoded in one Rattus rattus isolate New Zealand chromosome 5, Rrattus_CSIRO_v1, whole genome shotgun sequence genomic window:
- the Bbs5 gene encoding Bardet-Biedl syndrome 5 protein isoform X1, which yields MSVLDVLWEDRDVRFDVSSQQMKTRPGEVLIDCLDSIEDTKGNNGDRGRLLVTNLRIIWHSLALPRVNLSIGYNCILNITTRTANSKLRGQTEALYILTKCNTTRFEFIFTNLVPGSPRLFTSVIAVHRAYETSKMYRDFKLRSAVIQNKQLRLLPQEHVYDKINGVWNLSSDQGNLGTFFITNVRIVWHANMNDSFNVSIPYLQIRSIKIRDSKFGLALVIESSQQSGGYVLGFKIDPVEKLQESVKEINSLHKVYSASPIFGVNYEMEEKPQPLEALTVEQIQDDVEIDSDDHTDAFVAYFADGNKQQDREPVFSEELGLAIEKLKDGVTLQGLWEVMS from the exons ATGTCTGTGCTGGACGTGTTGTGGGAGGACCGCGACGTGCGCTTCGACGTGTCCTCGCA ACAGATGAAAACAAGACCTGGGGAAGTCCTTATTGATTGTTTAGATTCGATTGAAGACACAAAAGGGAATAATGGAGACAGAG GCAGACTCTTAGTCACAAACTTAAGGATCATCTGGCATTCCTTGGCATTACCCAGAGTCAATCTTT CTATTGGCTACAACTGCATATTGAATATTACAACAAGAACTGCCAACTCT AAACTCCGAGGCCAGACGGAAGCTCTTTATATATTAACAAAATGCAACACCACCCGGTTTGAGTTTATATTCACAAATCTGGTTCCTGGGAGCCCCAGACTTTTTACTTCTGTGATTGCAGTGCACAG AGCCTATGAAACGTCTAAAATGTACCGTGATTTTAAGCTGAGAAGTGCAGTCATTCAGAACAAGCAGCTGAGGTTATTACCACAGGAACATGTGTATGATAAAATCAATGGTGTGTGGAATTTATCCAGCGACCAG GGGAATTTAGGAACTTTTTTTATTACCAATGTGAGAATTGTGTGGCATGCAAATATGAATGACAGTTTTAATGTCAGCATACCATATCTGCAAATC cGTTCAATAAAGATCAGAGATTCAAAATTTGGCTTGGCTCTTGTCATAGAAAGCTCTCAGCAG AGTGGAGGATATGTTCTTGGCTTTAAAATAGACCCAGTGGAAAAACTACAGGAATCAGTTAAGGAGATCAACTCACTTCACAAAGTCTATTCTGCCAGCCCGATATTTGGAGTGAATTATGAAATGGAAGAGAAG CCACAGCCACTTGAAGCTCTGACTGTTGAACAAATTCAAGATGATGTGGAAATAGACTCTGATGACCACACGGATGCTTTTGTG GCTTACTTTGCTGATGGGAATAAG CAACAAGACCGTGAACCTGTATTTTCAGAAGAGCTGGGGCTTGCCATAGAGAAGCTGAAGGACGGAGTCACACTACAGGGGCTTTGGGAAGTGATGAGTTGA
- the Bbs5 gene encoding Bardet-Biedl syndrome 5 protein isoform X2 — protein sequence MYRDFKLRSAVIQNKQLRLLPQEHVYDKINGVWNLSSDQGNLGTFFITNVRIVWHANMNDSFNVSIPYLQIRSIKIRDSKFGLALVIESSQQSGGYVLGFKIDPVEKLQESVKEINSLHKVYSASPIFGVNYEMEEKPQPLEALTVEQIQDDVEIDSDDHTDAFVAYFADGNKQQDREPVFSEELGLAIEKLKDGVTLQGLWEVMS from the exons ATGTACCGTGATTTTAAGCTGAGAAGTGCAGTCATTCAGAACAAGCAGCTGAGGTTATTACCACAGGAACATGTGTATGATAAAATCAATGGTGTGTGGAATTTATCCAGCGACCAG GGGAATTTAGGAACTTTTTTTATTACCAATGTGAGAATTGTGTGGCATGCAAATATGAATGACAGTTTTAATGTCAGCATACCATATCTGCAAATC cGTTCAATAAAGATCAGAGATTCAAAATTTGGCTTGGCTCTTGTCATAGAAAGCTCTCAGCAG AGTGGAGGATATGTTCTTGGCTTTAAAATAGACCCAGTGGAAAAACTACAGGAATCAGTTAAGGAGATCAACTCACTTCACAAAGTCTATTCTGCCAGCCCGATATTTGGAGTGAATTATGAAATGGAAGAGAAG CCACAGCCACTTGAAGCTCTGACTGTTGAACAAATTCAAGATGATGTGGAAATAGACTCTGATGACCACACGGATGCTTTTGTG GCTTACTTTGCTGATGGGAATAAG CAACAAGACCGTGAACCTGTATTTTCAGAAGAGCTGGGGCTTGCCATAGAGAAGCTGAAGGACGGAGTCACACTACAGGGGCTTTGGGAAGTGATGAGTTGA